In the genome of Raphanus sativus cultivar WK10039 chromosome 4, ASM80110v3, whole genome shotgun sequence, one region contains:
- the LOC108853191 gene encoding LOW QUALITY PROTEIN: lipid transfer protein EARLI 1 (The sequence of the model RefSeq protein was modified relative to this genomic sequence to represent the inferred CDS: inserted 1 base in 1 codon) — protein MVSKSSNTISLIIIFLIFSLAEADLLLSPSQGFGTCPRDPLQLGVCANVLGLGNVIAGDTRARPCCSAITGLPNVQVADCLCFVFRPLPLVFXIDKAVRTIFFACNMVFPIGFQCPPPPVSSP, from the exons atggtCTCAAAGAGCTCAAACACCATTagcctcatcatcatcttcctcatctTCAGCCTCGCTGAGGCTGACCTCTTGCTCTCGCCTTCGCAGGGCTTTGGTACGTGTCCTAGAGACCCATTGCAACTTGGTGTATGCGCCAATGTCCTTGGCCTAGGCAATGTCATTGCTGGCGACACCAGAGCACGGCCGTGCTGCAGTGCTATCACTGGCCTTCCGAACGTCCAAGTAGCCGATTGCCTCTGCTTTGTCTTCAGGCCACTTCCTTTGGTTT GTATCGATAAGGCCGTTAGAACAATATTTTTCGCTTGTAATATGGTTTTTCCTATTGGCTTTCAGTGTCCACCACCACCAGTATCTAGCCCTTAA